In a genomic window of Tepidibacillus fermentans:
- a CDS encoding DUF6154 family protein has protein sequence MRFVNELYQMYRNHLTGDEEDAVALVLHILQEHSKEDILKMIQEMEEDEILQMFAMYLIESLKFKMAQEGVGDQGFKPQPSPNRYH, from the coding sequence ATGAGATTTGTCAATGAACTTTATCAAATGTACCGCAATCATTTAACAGGGGACGAAGAGGACGCTGTGGCCCTCGTTTTACATATATTGCAGGAACATTCAAAAGAAGATATCTTAAAGATGATACAGGAAATGGAAGAAGATGAAATATTGCAGATGTTTGCCATGTACCTGATTGAATCATTAAAATTTAAGATGGCCCAAGAAGGAGTAGGGGATCAAGGTTTCAAACCCCAACCCTCACCTAACCGCTACCATTAA